The following coding sequences lie in one Apium graveolens cultivar Ventura chromosome 3, ASM990537v1, whole genome shotgun sequence genomic window:
- the LOC141711381 gene encoding mannosyltransferase APTG1-like isoform X1 yields the protein MSRRKAASIVKDINVSEERKSFEGAEKRSLISSIFSSSRRVFILCLVMRMINSLLVQTYFNPDEHWQALEVAHRITFGYGHLTWEWKKGIRSYLHPMMFAALYKVLALLHLDIPLLMIKAPRMLQSILSAFGDLYLYKFSRVLFGDHVAQWALFAQLTNWFMFYCTTRTLSNSLETVLTLVGLYYWPCLRTSTYSKVSMVPRKYGLAAAALACALRPTSAITWVYVGLLELIAARDRLKFIFLEAAPIGGLVLGLTILLDRLMYGSWVLVPLNFLKFNFLSSGGDYYGTHEWHWYFTQGFSVMLFTFIPFSIYGIILSKQWKLSGLIIWVLGLYSVLGHKEFRFVLPVLPIALMFSGYHLSMISGTNIPDTKRKISPSKCVRRSLKSRLAIFFLLATNVPMALYMSMVHQRGAEDIMNYLSQEANNGKVESVLFFTPCHATPYYSTLHQNVPMRLLDCSPSDTKEIPDESDRFMMDPAGFALEFAKNWSVPSHIILFDSQERLLKDFLAFHSFQERRRFFHSHFKVDRDLQASIVVYTLES from the exons ATGAGTCGCCGAAAAGCTGCCTCTATAGTCAAAGATATCAATGTTTCCGAAGAACGTAAATCTTTTGAAGGAGCAGAAAAAAGAAGTCTAATTTCCAGTATTTTTTCTTCGTCAAGGAGGGTATTTATACTCTGTTTGGTTATGCGCATGATAAATTCTTTACTGGTGCAAACATATTTTAACCCTGATGAACACTGGCAAGCTTTAGAGGTTGCACATCGCATTACATTTGG GTATGGACATCTAACATGGGAATGGAAAAAGGGAATTCGGAGCTACCTGCACCCGATGATGTTTGCGGCTTTGTATAAAGTTCTTGCACTCTTACATCTTGACATCCCATTATTAATG ATTAAAGCTCCAAGGATGCTGCAATCTATCCTTTCAGCTTTTGGCGACCTTTACTTGTACAAATTCTCTAGAGTCTTATTTGGTGACCATGTTGCACAGTGGGCG CTCTTTGCACAGTTGACAAACTGGTTTATGTTTTACTGCACAACACGTACTTTATCAAACAGTCTGGAGACTGTTCTTACACTTGTAGGCCTATACTACTGGCCTTGTTTGAGAACTTCAACTTATAGCAAAGTCTCCATGGTTCCGAGAAAGTATGGTTTGGCAGCAGCTGCTTTAGCATGCGCTCTTCGGCCAACAAGCGCTATCACATGGGTATATGTTGGTCTTTTGGAGCTGATTGCAGCACGGGATCGGCTAAAGTTTATTTTCCTCGAGGCAGCTCCCATTGG GGGCTTAGTTCTTGGACTCACTATTCTACTGGACCGTTTAATGTATGGCTCTTGGGTCTTGGTTCCTCTTAACTTTCTGAAGTTCAATTTTCTTTCATCTGGTGGAGACTATTACGGAACTCATGAGTGGCATTGGTACTTCACCCAAGGATTTTCTGTAATGCTCTTTACTTTCATTCCATTCTCAATATATGGAATTATCCTGTCTAAGCAGTGGAAACTTTCCGGGCTTATTATTTGGGTATTAGGGCTTTATAGTGTGCTTGGACACAAAGAATTCAG GTTTGTCCTCCCTGTGCTTCCAATAGCTTTAATGTTTTCTGGCTATCACTTATCCATGATTAGTGGTACTAATATTCCAGATACAAAGAGAAAAATATCTCCAAGTAAATGTGTTAGGAGATCCTTAAAATCTCGACTGGCCATCTTTTTCCTGCTGGCAACAAATGTTCCGATGGCTTTGTATATGAGTATGGTTCATCAG AGAGGAGCTGAAGATATAATGAACTATCTTTCACAAGAAGCTAACAATGGGAAAGTGGAAAGTGTTCTTTTCTTTACACCCTGCCATGCCACACCTTACTACTCGACCCTCCATCAAAATGTTCCTATGCGTCTGTTAGACTGTTCACCAAG TGACACCAAAGAAATTCCTGATGAATCTGACCGATTcatgatggacccagctggttttGCTTTAGAATTTGCCAAAAATTGGTCTGTACCAAGTCATATTATACtatttgattctcaagaacgaCTATTGAAGGACTTTCTAGCTTTCCACTCTTTCCAGGAG AGAAGGAGGTTCTTTCATTCTCATTTCAAGGTGGACCGAGATCTCCAAGCATCGATTGTAGTGTATACTCTCGAGTCATGA
- the LOC141711381 gene encoding mannosyltransferase APTG1-like isoform X2, with the protein MMFAALYKVLALLHLDIPLLMIKAPRMLQSILSAFGDLYLYKFSRVLFGDHVAQWALFAQLTNWFMFYCTTRTLSNSLETVLTLVGLYYWPCLRTSTYSKVSMVPRKYGLAAAALACALRPTSAITWVYVGLLELIAARDRLKFIFLEAAPIGGLVLGLTILLDRLMYGSWVLVPLNFLKFNFLSSGGDYYGTHEWHWYFTQGFSVMLFTFIPFSIYGIILSKQWKLSGLIIWVLGLYSVLGHKEFRFVLPVLPIALMFSGYHLSMISGTNIPDTKRKISPSKCVRRSLKSRLAIFFLLATNVPMALYMSMVHQRGAEDIMNYLSQEANNGKVESVLFFTPCHATPYYSTLHQNVPMRLLDCSPSDTKEIPDESDRFMMDPAGFALEFAKNWSVPSHIILFDSQERLLKDFLAFHSFQERRRFFHSHFKVDRDLQASIVVYTLES; encoded by the exons ATGATGTTTGCGGCTTTGTATAAAGTTCTTGCACTCTTACATCTTGACATCCCATTATTAATG ATTAAAGCTCCAAGGATGCTGCAATCTATCCTTTCAGCTTTTGGCGACCTTTACTTGTACAAATTCTCTAGAGTCTTATTTGGTGACCATGTTGCACAGTGGGCG CTCTTTGCACAGTTGACAAACTGGTTTATGTTTTACTGCACAACACGTACTTTATCAAACAGTCTGGAGACTGTTCTTACACTTGTAGGCCTATACTACTGGCCTTGTTTGAGAACTTCAACTTATAGCAAAGTCTCCATGGTTCCGAGAAAGTATGGTTTGGCAGCAGCTGCTTTAGCATGCGCTCTTCGGCCAACAAGCGCTATCACATGGGTATATGTTGGTCTTTTGGAGCTGATTGCAGCACGGGATCGGCTAAAGTTTATTTTCCTCGAGGCAGCTCCCATTGG GGGCTTAGTTCTTGGACTCACTATTCTACTGGACCGTTTAATGTATGGCTCTTGGGTCTTGGTTCCTCTTAACTTTCTGAAGTTCAATTTTCTTTCATCTGGTGGAGACTATTACGGAACTCATGAGTGGCATTGGTACTTCACCCAAGGATTTTCTGTAATGCTCTTTACTTTCATTCCATTCTCAATATATGGAATTATCCTGTCTAAGCAGTGGAAACTTTCCGGGCTTATTATTTGGGTATTAGGGCTTTATAGTGTGCTTGGACACAAAGAATTCAG GTTTGTCCTCCCTGTGCTTCCAATAGCTTTAATGTTTTCTGGCTATCACTTATCCATGATTAGTGGTACTAATATTCCAGATACAAAGAGAAAAATATCTCCAAGTAAATGTGTTAGGAGATCCTTAAAATCTCGACTGGCCATCTTTTTCCTGCTGGCAACAAATGTTCCGATGGCTTTGTATATGAGTATGGTTCATCAG AGAGGAGCTGAAGATATAATGAACTATCTTTCACAAGAAGCTAACAATGGGAAAGTGGAAAGTGTTCTTTTCTTTACACCCTGCCATGCCACACCTTACTACTCGACCCTCCATCAAAATGTTCCTATGCGTCTGTTAGACTGTTCACCAAG TGACACCAAAGAAATTCCTGATGAATCTGACCGATTcatgatggacccagctggttttGCTTTAGAATTTGCCAAAAATTGGTCTGTACCAAGTCATATTATACtatttgattctcaagaacgaCTATTGAAGGACTTTCTAGCTTTCCACTCTTTCCAGGAG AGAAGGAGGTTCTTTCATTCTCATTTCAAGGTGGACCGAGATCTCCAAGCATCGATTGTAGTGTATACTCTCGAGTCATGA
- the LOC141711246 gene encoding glucan endo-1,3-beta-glucosidase 4-like has product MSDAVFAALDALKFDDIKVVVSGTGWPSAGGDTEFGSGADNAAAYNGNLVRRVLTGGGTPLRPNDALNGTMSNPRNRSKAKVPVASPRPVNKGPSTNGQTWCIANVEAGQEKLQTALDYACGEGGADCKPILIMLVVKVELIVSQSSQAQVLLAYSQGRKSCSLIVRAAHASYTFNSYYQRMSRAGGSYFGGAAYVVPRKFLCI; this is encoded by the exons ATGAGCGACGCTGTTTTTGCAGCTCTTGATGCCTTGAAATTTGATGATATCAAAGTTGTAGTTTCCGGGACTGGCTGGCCTTCTGCAGGTGGTGATACGGAATTTGGTTCTGGAGCTGACAATGCAGCAGCTTATAATGGGAATCTAGTGCGCAGAGTACTCACAGGTGGTGGCACTCCCTTGAGGCCTAACG ATGCATTGAATGGAACAATGTCAAATCCGAGAAACAGAAGTAAAGCAAAGGTGCCAGTAGCATCACCGCGGCCAGTGAATAAGGGTCCAAGCACAAATGGACAGACTTGGTGTATAGCTAATGTGGAGGCAGGGCAGGAGAAACTACAAACTGCGCTTGATTATGCTTGTGGTGAAGGTGGAGCTGATTGTAAGCCAATCTTGATTATGCTTGTGGTGAAGGTGGAGCTGATTGTAAGCCAATCCAGTCAG GCGCAAGTCTTGCTCGCTTATAGTCAGGGGCGCAAGTCTTGCTCGCTTATAGTCAGGGCCGCCCATGCTTCATACACGTTCAACAGTTATTATCAGAGAATGTCTCGTGCTGGCGGGAGTTATTTTGGTGGAGCTGCCTATGTGGTTCCTCGTAAGTTTCTGTGCATATAA